The bacterium genome contains a region encoding:
- a CDS encoding lipoprotein-releasing ABC transporter permease subunit — MNVNLFIARRYLRQRRKGEGFYGLISVISIAGVFVGVAALIIALSVLNGFNGELKDRIAGVAPHITIQKFYSNPITADEFKTVSDKLYKMREIAGIAPTLMRRTLVQSKFGGEGILLRGVDLEMLKRTSSITNPSYPLEGEWSFRNKGIVIGQQLAQNLRVKVGDTVVIASPENTVITPVGPIPIVKNYVIRGIFDAGFYDYNMAMVFIDIRDAQQLFGYGDRITNIDIKLKDPLLSQKVSQKIRADIGYPYTPIDWLLENKNLFSALKMQKVVVFIVLALIILVAAFNIVATLIMTVMRKTREIGILRAIGMTSRGIMRVFTWFGLLIGIVGTFLGTLFGVLVSWFVDHFKIIKLPSEVWYIDTVPVKVQLLDIVLIAAAALLISFIATIYPAFRAAKLDPVEAIRYE; from the coding sequence TTGAACGTTAATCTGTTTATCGCCAGGCGTTATTTGCGTCAGCGCCGGAAAGGCGAAGGTTTCTACGGGCTTATCTCCGTGATATCTATAGCAGGCGTATTCGTCGGCGTTGCCGCTTTGATTATCGCGTTATCCGTTCTTAACGGATTCAACGGTGAGCTCAAGGACCGTATCGCCGGAGTGGCGCCGCATATAACTATTCAGAAGTTTTATTCAAATCCGATAACGGCTGATGAGTTCAAGACTGTATCTGATAAGCTATACAAGATGAGGGAGATTGCAGGCATAGCGCCCACTTTGATGCGAAGGACCCTTGTGCAGTCAAAGTTCGGCGGCGAAGGGATCCTTTTAAGGGGTGTTGATCTTGAGATGCTTAAGCGAACCTCCAGCATCACAAATCCCTCTTACCCTCTTGAAGGAGAATGGTCGTTTCGGAACAAAGGGATTGTAATAGGTCAGCAGCTGGCGCAGAATCTGCGCGTCAAGGTCGGGGACACCGTCGTGATCGCATCTCCTGAGAATACCGTCATAACGCCAGTAGGTCCCATACCAATAGTAAAGAATTACGTTATCAGGGGCATTTTCGATGCAGGCTTCTATGATTACAATATGGCAATGGTTTTCATAGACATCCGGGACGCCCAGCAGCTTTTCGGATACGGCGACCGGATAACTAATATCGACATAAAACTGAAAGATCCGCTTCTTTCCCAGAAAGTGTCGCAGAAAATAAGAGCCGATATAGGCTATCCTTATACGCCTATAGACTGGCTTCTTGAGAATAAGAACCTTTTCTCAGCTCTGAAGATGCAGAAGGTCGTTGTTTTCATTGTTCTTGCTCTGATAATTTTAGTTGCGGCTTTCAACATTGTAGCTACGCTTATCATGACCGTTATGAGAAAGACGCGCGAGATAGGCATACTGAGGGCTATAGGTATGACTTCCCGGGGAATCATGCGGGTTTTTACTTGGTTCGGACTTCTTATCGGCATAGTAGGAACATTCCTTGGAACTCTTTTCGGGGTTCTCGTATCCTGGTTTGTCGATCATTTCAAGATAATCAAGCTACCTTCAGAAGTATGGTATATCGACACGGTTCCCGTAAAGGTCCAGTTGCTTGACATTGTTCTAATCGCTGCCGCCGCACTTCTGATATCCTTCATCGCCACTATTTACCCTGCATTTCGCGCTGCAAAACTAGATCCAGTGGAGGCAATACGTTATGAGTGA
- a CDS encoding protein arginine kinase, giving the protein MKTGLDPKETGKWLRGEGMEAGIVMSSRIRLARNIDGIPFLLKASVKEQIELLDHVNKALAASLLSNGKGIVKFEDLSPMEAEFLMERHLVSPDFVHSQTQRGFYATSGEDFSLMVNEEDHIRMQMFASGLALVDLWQKIKKIEESIAVSLPFAYNERYGFLTACPTNVGTGMRASVLIHLPGIVLTKEIDRVLRGVLQLGLLVRGTYGEGTETKGYLFQISNQKTLGQSEEEIVETLTKTAHQLINYEKDAREYLDTKMGNYILDKVYRSLGILKYARTLTSEETFNLLSTLRLGWEKIPNLSIAKLNKLMILTKPANLQFYYAEDMAPEKRDVKRSELVRESLADVQA; this is encoded by the coding sequence ATGAAAACGGGCCTTGATCCAAAAGAGACAGGAAAATGGCTTAGGGGAGAGGGGATGGAGGCCGGCATTGTAATGAGTTCAAGGATAAGGCTTGCCCGTAATATAGATGGAATACCTTTTCTCCTTAAGGCTTCTGTTAAAGAACAGATTGAACTTCTCGATCACGTCAACAAAGCGCTTGCGGCTTCCCTGCTTTCGAACGGCAAGGGCATTGTGAAGTTTGAAGATCTTTCGCCGATGGAAGCCGAATTTCTAATGGAAAGACACTTGGTTTCACCGGATTTTGTTCATAGCCAGACACAGCGGGGTTTCTACGCAACATCGGGAGAGGATTTCAGTCTTATGGTTAACGAGGAGGATCACATCCGTATGCAGATGTTTGCGTCCGGACTCGCTCTTGTTGATTTGTGGCAGAAGATAAAAAAGATTGAAGAATCAATTGCAGTCTCTTTGCCCTTCGCATACAACGAACGTTACGGCTTTCTTACGGCATGTCCCACAAATGTCGGTACGGGAATGAGAGCTTCTGTATTGATTCATCTTCCGGGTATCGTCTTAACGAAGGAAATAGACCGTGTTTTACGTGGTGTGTTGCAGTTAGGGCTTCTCGTTAGAGGAACCTACGGCGAAGGAACGGAGACTAAGGGATATCTTTTCCAGATATCGAATCAGAAAACACTCGGGCAGAGCGAAGAGGAGATAGTTGAGACATTGACGAAGACGGCACATCAGCTTATCAACTACGAAAAGGATGCGCGAGAATACCTGGATACTAAGATGGGTAACTATATCCTTGACAAGGTCTATCGTTCGCTGGGTATTCTTAAATATGCGAGAACTTTGACGAGCGAGGAAACGTTTAATCTTCTTTCTACCCTGAGACTTGGATGGGAAAAGATTCCGAACTTGAGTATCGCCAAGCTCAACAAACTGATGATTCTCACGAAACCCGCCAATCTTCAATTCTATTACGCTGAGGATATGGCGCCGGAGAAAAGGGACGTTAAACGATCCGAACTCGTCCGTGAATCGCTTGCCGATGTCCAGGCTTGA
- a CDS encoding alanine--glyoxylate aminotransferase family protein, which yields MNKYRLFTPGPVEVEQDILEEHGKRFPYHRESTFAAVLERLAADFKEIVFAKDSRFFFFTSSGTGGMEASLVNLFSEGDEVLIASIGNFGQRWKELSDIFRLKPTYIEFEFGDTVDPTRVEEALKKNSKIKAVLATFTETSTGARNDVKTLGEVIQKYDKVFVLDAIAGLVADELYADDWHVDVVIGGSQKAFGAPPGISIVTVNERAWKLVETSSMPKYYFNMQIAEKFRVQNFTPWTPAITVAMSLALVAKKLKEKGIQNVWNEYKHWAGLFREKAGAMGFDFMPKKPSNALSVIKMPEGVDSTPILKEIKEQEGILFANGQAHLKGKLIRFGHMGHANEADTLKALEVLERRALPKILKG from the coding sequence GTGAATAAGTACCGCTTGTTTACCCCAGGTCCTGTTGAGGTCGAACAGGACATTCTCGAAGAACATGGGAAAAGATTTCCTTATCATCGCGAAAGCACATTCGCGGCAGTTCTTGAAAGACTTGCTGCCGATTTTAAGGAAATTGTATTCGCAAAAGATTCGAGGTTTTTCTTTTTTACGTCCTCCGGAACAGGCGGAATGGAGGCGTCACTCGTAAATCTTTTCTCGGAAGGAGATGAAGTACTTATAGCAAGCATCGGGAACTTTGGCCAGCGCTGGAAGGAGCTTTCAGATATCTTCAGGCTTAAACCTACATACATCGAATTCGAGTTCGGGGATACGGTAGATCCAACCAGGGTTGAAGAAGCACTTAAAAAGAATTCCAAAATCAAAGCCGTTCTTGCAACATTCACTGAAACTTCCACAGGTGCGCGTAACGATGTTAAAACCCTCGGAGAGGTAATCCAGAAGTACGATAAGGTTTTCGTGCTCGATGCGATTGCAGGGCTTGTAGCGGACGAACTCTACGCGGACGACTGGCATGTAGATGTTGTAATCGGCGGTTCACAAAAAGCCTTTGGAGCGCCCCCGGGTATATCGATAGTAACCGTGAACGAAAGGGCATGGAAATTGGTTGAAACATCCTCAATGCCCAAATACTACTTCAACATGCAGATAGCGGAGAAATTCCGCGTTCAGAACTTTACCCCCTGGACCCCTGCCATAACAGTAGCGATGTCGCTCGCGCTTGTAGCAAAAAAACTGAAGGAAAAAGGCATCCAGAATGTCTGGAATGAGTACAAACACTGGGCAGGACTCTTCCGCGAGAAGGCAGGTGCAATGGGATTTGATTTTATGCCCAAAAAACCATCGAATGCCTTATCCGTAATCAAGATGCCTGAAGGAGTAGACAGCACGCCAATACTTAAAGAAATAAAGGAACAGGAAGGCATTCTCTTCGCAAACGGACAAGCTCATCTTAAAGGAAAACTCATACGCTTTGGCCACATGGGTCACGCTAACGAGGCGGATACATTAAAAGCTCTCGAAGTTCTTGAGAGACGGGCTCTTCCAAAAATATTGAAAGGATAA
- the thiL gene encoding thiamine-phosphate kinase has product MNRLPMSRLEDIGEEGFLKALPSWIKHKNLKVKTGIGDDALILENGYVVTSDAYEDGVHFSLNYFSHFDAGYKCAAATLSDIAAMGAEPICLLVNLFCSKALDISELKELYNGMEEVCADVGAQIAGGDTVASENLILSLTAIGQSSKPLMRSGARAGDLIYLSGYPGLSAVGQHALSQGLEGFDEAKKKHLRPKPLIRLGLGISDYANSCIDTSDGLSTDATRLARMSKVKIIIESSLLPLHPEVKKFSLGTGSATDSLILNAGEDYELLFSSPRQLPDEIEDTLVHRIGIAEEGEGLFLEANGTLLPLPAKGYDHFVRS; this is encoded by the coding sequence GTGAATCGCTTGCCGATGTCCAGGCTTGAAGATATCGGCGAGGAAGGTTTTCTAAAAGCGCTTCCTTCGTGGATTAAGCATAAGAATCTCAAAGTTAAAACAGGTATTGGTGACGATGCTCTTATCCTGGAGAACGGCTACGTAGTCACTTCAGATGCTTACGAAGACGGTGTTCATTTTTCACTTAACTATTTTTCACACTTTGACGCAGGATATAAATGCGCAGCTGCAACTCTATCCGATATTGCTGCCATGGGAGCAGAACCTATATGCCTTCTTGTGAATCTTTTCTGCTCAAAGGCTCTAGATATTTCTGAACTCAAAGAGCTTTATAATGGAATGGAGGAAGTTTGTGCAGATGTTGGAGCCCAGATTGCAGGAGGCGATACTGTAGCTTCCGAGAATCTCATACTCAGCCTTACAGCGATAGGACAGTCTTCGAAACCGCTCATGCGTTCAGGTGCAAGAGCGGGGGATTTAATTTATCTTTCAGGTTATCCGGGCTTATCGGCTGTAGGTCAACATGCCCTTTCTCAAGGTCTTGAAGGTTTCGATGAAGCAAAAAAGAAACACCTTAGGCCTAAACCCCTGATTCGTCTTGGTTTAGGTATAAGCGATTATGCAAACTCATGTATAGATACATCCGATGGATTATCTACCGATGCGACCAGACTTGCTCGCATGAGCAAAGTAAAAATCATCATTGAAAGCAGTCTTTTGCCATTGCATCCAGAGGTCAAAAAATTTTCTCTTGGTACGGGATCGGCAACGGATTCACTCATTCTCAATGCCGGCGAGGACTACGAACTGCTTTTTTCTTCACCAAGACAACTACCTGATGAGATCGAAGATACTTTGGTTCATCGCATCGGCATAGCAGAGGAAGGGGAGGGGCTATTCCTTGAAGCTAACGGAACACTATTACCACTCCCCGCTAAAGGTTACGACCACTTCGTTCGTAGTTAA
- the trpS gene encoding tryptophan--tRNA ligase yields the protein MSKGRIFSGIQPSGRLHIGNYLGAIKQFIPLQDEYECIFGIVDLHAMTEKYDVEELPNRIVNAAVNYLACGLDPKKATLMLQSGVMEHSELAWILATVTPLAWIQRVPTFKEKAKQQPDNVNMGLFNYPILMAADILVYKSVAVPVGEDQRAHLELTREIARAFNAKFGDFFPEPKELISSDEAKVLGLDGKNKMSKSLDNCIYLDDDPDAISFKISKQGVTDPARVKKTDPGDPDKCNMFTWHKFFSSIEEQNTCSDKCRDAAFGCLDCKKILIENIVNHLTPIQKRQRDLMDNTDNVRKIIKKGTEKALDIAADVMKEVRKITGMTFLPN from the coding sequence ATGAGTAAAGGAAGGATTTTTTCAGGGATACAACCCTCTGGCCGACTCCACATCGGCAATTATCTTGGAGCCATTAAACAATTCATCCCTCTTCAGGATGAATACGAATGCATCTTCGGGATTGTTGATTTGCATGCAATGACTGAGAAGTACGACGTCGAAGAACTGCCGAACCGGATAGTCAACGCAGCAGTAAATTATCTCGCATGCGGACTCGATCCGAAGAAAGCTACGTTGATGCTTCAATCGGGTGTCATGGAACATTCCGAATTGGCGTGGATACTTGCTACGGTAACCCCACTTGCATGGATTCAGCGTGTTCCCACATTCAAGGAAAAGGCGAAACAGCAGCCGGATAACGTCAACATGGGATTGTTTAACTATCCCATACTGATGGCAGCAGATATTCTTGTTTATAAATCGGTAGCCGTTCCCGTTGGAGAAGACCAGCGTGCCCATCTTGAGTTAACCAGGGAAATAGCTCGTGCATTCAACGCCAAGTTCGGCGATTTCTTTCCCGAGCCTAAAGAACTTATAAGCAGCGATGAGGCAAAAGTATTAGGGCTTGACGGAAAAAATAAGATGTCCAAAAGCCTTGATAACTGCATCTATCTTGACGACGATCCGGACGCGATAAGCTTCAAGATATCCAAACAGGGTGTTACCGATCCTGCGAGAGTGAAAAAGACAGATCCAGGCGACCCTGATAAGTGCAATATGTTCACCTGGCACAAATTCTTCTCGTCAATAGAAGAACAGAATACTTGCTCAGACAAGTGCCGCGATGCCGCATTCGGATGCCTTGACTGCAAAAAGATACTTATTGAAAATATCGTCAATCATTTGACTCCGATTCAAAAACGTCAGCGCGATTTGATGGATAATACCGACAACGTTCGAAAGATAATCAAAAAAGGCACTGAAAAAGCACTCGATATTGCTGCAGATGTAATGAAGGAAGTACGCAAGATAACCGGAATGACGTTTCTTCCTAATTAA
- the thiC gene encoding phosphomethylpyrimidine synthase ThiC: MLTDDILVKKVALKEGVPEQFVSQAFSDGCVVIPYNKKRPREIEPSGIGKGLRTKVNANLGTSPSIADLNMEKSKLKAAIEAGADTVMDLSTGGDINETRRMIIKESSVPVGTVPIYQAACDAPKSGKSFLELSVDEIFDAVRTHLEDGVDFLTIHTGLTTSGIERLRNRKRLAGIVSRGGSMMAQWMIRNNKENPFAEHFDRLLELMKEFGACLSLGDGLRPGSLADASDSAQIQELLIIGEQIARARKAGVQAMVEGPGHLPINKIEMNMKLEKEICHEAPFYVLGPLVTDVAPGYDHIVSAIGGALAGMHGADFLCYVTPSEHLGLPDIEDVRVGTIVSKIAAHVADIAKYPEKARQWDDKLSTLRESLKWDEMIAAALDPAEARRKFGTYPRENEDVCTMCGEFCAMKRSKEVFGE, from the coding sequence ATGCTTACAGACGACATCCTAGTCAAGAAGGTTGCCCTGAAAGAAGGCGTACCCGAGCAGTTCGTATCTCAGGCCTTTTCAGATGGTTGTGTCGTTATTCCCTATAACAAGAAAAGACCAAGGGAGATTGAACCTTCGGGAATCGGCAAAGGTCTAAGAACCAAGGTCAACGCTAACCTCGGAACTTCCCCCTCCATCGCTGATCTGAATATGGAGAAATCAAAACTAAAGGCAGCCATTGAAGCTGGTGCGGATACAGTAATGGACCTTTCGACCGGCGGAGATATCAACGAAACAAGACGAATGATAATCAAGGAATCGTCTGTGCCGGTAGGAACGGTGCCAATCTATCAGGCTGCCTGCGATGCACCCAAGTCAGGCAAATCCTTTCTTGAGCTTTCCGTGGATGAGATATTTGATGCCGTTCGCACTCATCTTGAAGATGGTGTCGATTTTCTGACAATACATACAGGACTCACAACTTCAGGTATCGAGAGACTGAGGAACCGCAAGCGTCTTGCCGGAATAGTAAGCCGCGGCGGCTCGATGATGGCTCAATGGATGATTCGTAACAACAAGGAGAATCCATTTGCTGAGCATTTTGACCGTCTCTTGGAGTTAATGAAGGAGTTCGGAGCATGTCTTAGCCTTGGCGACGGCTTGAGACCGGGTTCTCTTGCGGACGCATCGGACAGCGCGCAGATACAGGAACTCTTGATCATAGGCGAACAGATAGCCCGTGCAAGAAAAGCCGGCGTCCAGGCAATGGTGGAGGGACCGGGTCATCTTCCAATAAACAAGATTGAGATGAACATGAAACTCGAAAAGGAAATATGCCACGAAGCACCATTTTACGTGCTTGGCCCTCTTGTCACGGATGTCGCTCCCGGATACGACCATATAGTCTCTGCTATAGGCGGCGCTCTGGCAGGCATGCATGGAGCGGATTTTCTTTGCTACGTAACGCCTTCAGAACACCTGGGCCTTCCTGATATCGAAGACGTAAGAGTCGGAACGATTGTATCGAAGATAGCCGCTCATGTAGCAGATATCGCCAAGTATCCAGAAAAAGCAAGACAATGGGACGATAAACTGTCGACATTAAGAGAATCACTGAAATGGGATGAAATGATAGCTGCAGCTCTTGATCCGGCAGAAGCAAGGAGGAAATTCGGAACCTACCCAAGAGAGAACGAAGATGTGTGTACAATGTGCGGAGAATTTTGTGCAATGAAACGCTCCAAGGAGGTTTTTGGTGAATAA
- a CDS encoding ABC transporter ATP-binding protein has protein sequence MSDYLVEAYNLKKTYVDDGDRVEALKDASLKLSRGQAVSIFGPSGSGKSTFLHLLGGLDRPTDGKLLFDGKDIFQMNDNDLAMFRNKEIGFVFQFHHLLPEFSALENVALPMLVAGMKDSDAFSKAADLLEEVGLAERKDFLPIKLSGGEKQRIAVARALVHGPRLVLADEPTGNLDVETSKGVLDIFASLNRKKNVAFVIVSHDPMIKKYTDKHFDLIDGRM, from the coding sequence ATGAGTGATTATCTCGTAGAAGCCTATAATCTCAAGAAAACATACGTAGACGACGGAGACAGGGTGGAGGCGCTTAAAGACGCGAGCCTTAAGCTTTCTCGAGGCCAGGCGGTATCCATCTTTGGGCCTTCTGGTTCCGGCAAGAGCACGTTCCTGCATCTTCTTGGAGGGCTTGACAGGCCTACCGATGGGAAGCTTCTATTCGACGGCAAAGATATATTTCAGATGAACGACAACGATCTCGCCATGTTCCGCAATAAAGAGATTGGTTTTGTATTTCAGTTTCATCATCTTCTTCCGGAGTTTTCAGCGCTCGAAAATGTGGCTTTACCCATGCTTGTCGCAGGCATGAAGGATTCGGATGCCTTTAGTAAAGCGGCTGACTTGTTGGAGGAGGTTGGGCTTGCCGAACGAAAGGATTTTCTTCCGATTAAACTGTCAGGAGGAGAAAAGCAGCGCATCGCTGTCGCCCGTGCGCTCGTTCACGGCCCACGGCTTGTTCTTGCCGATGAGCCGACGGGTAACCTCGATGTAGAAACATCGAAGGGTGTCCTTGACATTTTCGCTTCTCTTAACCGGAAAAAGAACGTTGCGTTCGTTATAGTTTCGCACGACCCCATGATAAAGAAATACACGGATAAGCATTTCGATCTCATTGACGGAAGGATGTAA